A single window of Thiovulum sp. ES DNA harbors:
- a CDS encoding tRNA pseudouridine 55 synthase (PFAM: TruB family pseudouridylate synthase (N terminal domain)~TIGRFAM: tRNA pseudouridine 55 synthase) has protein sequence MNRLFVVEKPIFRSSNSFLGRTKKKYREKKGGFSGTLDPFAGGNLIVAFGQYTKLFQYLPKTPKKYRAVLWFGAESETLDIEKISKIEDIPKFDLKLIQKTLDSFVGNFRYLPPKYSAKKIAGKRAYNLARNGEAFQMNFVESEIYKIDLITYRHPFLTFEAEVSEGTYIRSLGFEIAQKLGTSGSLSYLWRIAEGKFKFENEKSLNPLDFLEFPENRYLGDTNDIFFGKKLKKEKFEKSEKGKYILKYEEFFSIIEIGDEVKYLLNKISNFS, from the coding sequence TTGAATCGTCTTTTTGTTGTTGAAAAACCTATTTTTAGGTCGTCAAATAGTTTTTTAGGAAGAACAAAAAAGAAATATCGTGAGAAAAAGGGTGGATTTTCTGGAACTCTCGATCCATTTGCGGGTGGAAATCTAATTGTAGCATTTGGTCAATACACAAAACTTTTTCAATACTTGCCCAAAACACCAAAAAAATATAGAGCTGTTCTCTGGTTCGGTGCAGAAAGTGAAACACTAGATATTGAAAAAATATCAAAAATAGAGGATATTCCAAAATTTGATTTAAAGCTTATTCAAAAAACTTTAGACTCTTTTGTTGGAAATTTTCGATATTTGCCACCAAAATATTCTGCAAAGAAAATCGCAGGAAAAAGAGCTTACAATTTAGCTAGAAACGGTGAAGCGTTCCAAATGAATTTTGTGGAATCTGAGATTTACAAAATAGACCTCATCACTTATCGACACCCATTTTTAACTTTTGAAGCTGAAGTTAGCGAGGGAACTTATATTCGGAGTCTTGGTTTTGAAATTGCACAAAAATTAGGAACTTCTGGTTCTCTCTCATATCTTTGGCGAATTGCTGAAGGAAAATTTAAATTTGAAAATGAGAAAAGTTTAAACCCACTGGATTTTTTAGAATTTCCAGAAAATCGATACCTCGGAGATACGAATGATATATTTTTTGGGAAAAAACTGAAAAAAGAGAAATTTGAAAAGAGTGAAAAAGGGAAATATATTCTTAAATATGAAGAGTTCTTTTCAATAATTGAAATTGGCGATGAGGTCAAATATCTTTTAAATAAAATAAGTAATTTCTCGTGA